The Mycobacterium haemophilum DSM 44634 sequence GCGTCCGTCGTAGCCTTTGTCGAGGTGTTCGACCTCGACCACCACGTTGCCCAGGCGTGGTCCGACTGGGATTTGAATTTCTTCGAAATCGAGTTTACGAGTCTTTTCAGCCTCGGCAGCCATCTCCTCGTAGCGCTGCAGACGCGCCTTGCTTTTGGCTTGACGGGCTTTGGCTCCGGACCGGACCCAGGCCAGTTCGTCGGTCAATCGCTTTTGTAGCTTGGCGTCCTTGCGGCCCTGTACGGCCAGTCGCTCAGCTTTTTTCTCAAGGTAGGTGGAGTAGTTGCCTTCGTAGGGATATGCGCGGCCACGATCCAGTTCCAGGATCCATTCGGCGACGTTGTCCAGGAAGTAGCGGTCGTGGGTGACCGCTAAAATCGCGCCGGCGTAGCTGGCGAGATGCTGTTCGAGCCACTGCACGCTTTCGGCGTCCAGATGGTTAGTCGGCTCGTCGAGCAGCAACAAGTCGGGTTTGGACAGCAGTAGCTTGCACAGCGCCACCCGACGCCGCTCCCCACCGGACAGGTTTGTGACCGGTTCGTCGGGCGGCGGGCAGCGCAGCGCGTCCATGGCCTGCTCCAGTTGCGAGTCGAGGTCCCACGCGTCGGCGTGGTCCAGTTCCTCTTGTAGCCGGCCCATCTCTTCCATCAACTCGTCGGAGTAGTCGGTGGCCATTAATTCGGCGACCTCGTTGAAACGGTCAAGCTTGATCTTGATGTCGCCCAAGCCCTCTTCCACGTTGCCGCGAACCGTTTTTTCCTCGTTCAACGGCGGCTCCTGCTGCAGAATGCCGACACTGGCGCCGGTAGCCAGGAACGCGTCGCCGTTGTTCGGCTTGTCCATACCGGCCATGATCCGCAAGACGCTCGACTTACCGGCACCATTCGGGCCGACGACACCGATCTTGGCTCCAGGGAAGAAGCTCAGCGTAACGTCGTCGAGGATTACCTTGTCACCGTGCGCCTTGCGGACCTTCTTCATCGTGTAGATGAACTCAGCCATGCCGCCGTATTGCCTTTCTGGTCTGCAGAGTTATTCGCGACCATCCTAGGCACGACGCCACAGCCGCAATTCGGCCCCTAAGCCGACATGGGTAATGCGTCGAGCCCAGTAGCGGCTTCGCCGGCCGGGCTCGGATCGGCCCCGGCGGCGGGATCCCCGTCGGGAGCTCCGGTAACAGCACCGGCGGCCGTGGGGCTGGAGTCCCCGTTCGGACCGGTGTACGCGGGTTTCTCGATGCGCACAATCACCCGCGACAGATCCGGACCTACCGACGTGGCCCGCATCTCCAACGACGAACGGCGTATGCCGTCCCGGTCCTCGTACTCGCTGGTGTAGACGTGGCCGACCACGATCACCGGTGCGCCCTTACCCAACGCGGCACCGACCCCGGTGACCAATCTTCCCCAACAGTTGACGGTGATGAACAGCGAATTTCCGGGTTCCCAGCCGCCATCACCGGTGCGACGGCGAGAATTGCTGGCCACCCGGAACTTGACCACCTCCTGACCGCCCACCTTCCGGCGTTGCAGGTCGTTGACGATGTGACCGACTACGGTTAACGGCGTTTCGAACACTGGCTCATTCCCTTCGTTGCTTGCTCTGTTGTCGTCTTTGGGCCGGGACGCGTTGGCCCTTCCGATGGCCATTCAGCGCGGCGCTACCGACAACGAGGGACAGCACGGGCCCGCACCCGCTGACCCTGTGGAAAGACACGCGACTGTGGATCAGTCGACCGAGCGGTCCAAGCGTCACTAACGCGATTTGAACTCACGGACGATGAACCGGCTGCGCGCGATCTGTTCGACGTAGTCGAAATCTCGCCGAATGTTCCGCAGCTCCCGTCGGAAAGCCAGCCGGCGTTCAGCGAGATCCGGAGCGGGCGCTATCAGGTTCTGATCGACAGCGACCTGGTACGCGGTGGCGAACAGCAGCGTCGACACCGATTCGCTGCTGCGGACCCGGCCCTGTGCCACGTACTGGTGTCCGACCCCGAGCGCCAACTCCGTCAGTTCCTGCTGGCCAATATTCGCCGGGGCATCGCGCAACACGTCGGCGACAATGTCGTACGCCTCGAAAAACACCCGCAGCATCGCGTCCGAGATCAACGGTCGTTTGGTCAGCAGCATCGCGTCGATCTCATCACCATCGCCGGATACCCGCGCCTCCCAATTCTCGTGCCAGGCGATTTCTTCGGCGATGTTGGCGCGAAACGCCGCCGAATCGGCGAAATAGAAATCGAATTTCAACAGATCACGCAGCCGCATCGCCTGCGCCCAGAACACCGCCATACGGTCGCCCTCGACATGCCTGGCGTGCGCCAAGGCCAGTTCGACGATCGAGGTCTCCAGGAAGGCATGTATCACCGAGTTGCGGTAGAACGCCGCGGCGTGTTCATTGCCGGGTGCGATGTACCACACCGGCTCCCGACCGCTATCAACCCGAGTGACCGGATGTCCGCTGGACAATGTGTCAACCGCAGCGCGCACGCCGTCGCGCGAACGTAGCCGCAGCGCACTCGTCGACACGGGAGTCTGCTTGCGTTCCAGATAATCCAGTGATTCTTGCAACGTGTGGTGCAGTTGATCGAGCGTCAAGGCCACCCCACGAGTGGTCAGCAGCAACGCGGACACCAACGCCGTCGCCGTCACCGGCGTCGCACGCAGAATCCGCCACGCAACTTCGAACGACATTTTCTGCAGCGCAAGCCGTTTGGCGTCCTGATCGTGGACCAATGCACTGTGCGGCGCGCCCAGGTACTGCCGCATCGAGACCGCTTCCGGGAAACGGACATAGATCTTGCCGTAGTTGCGTTCGCCCTGCGCCTTGATGAAGTTGTACAGCCAGGCGACGCCCTCGGGCGTCTTTTCGCCGCCGCGAGCATAGGCGGCGTACTCGGCGGTCTCGTGCAACTGATCGAAGCTGATCGACACCGGCTGCAACAGGATGTCTTCGCTGCGGCCGTCCAGGTACGCGTCGGCCACATAGCTCAGCAAACCGAGTTTGGGTGGCAGCATCTTGCCGGTACGCGATCGAGTGCCCTCGATCGACCAGCTCAGGTTGAAACGCTTCTCGACGATGTAGCCGACATATTCACGCAAGACGTACTTGTAGAGCGGGTTGTCGCCGATGTTGCGACGGATGAAGATGACGCCGGAGCGGCGTAACAGCGGCCCCATCAACCCGAACGACAGGTTGATGCCGGCGAACACATGCACCGGTGGTAGCCGATTCTCCTGCATCGCCACCGGCACCACCGCGCCGTCAATGTAGGACCGATGCGAGAACAGCAGCACCGCCGGATGAGCTTCCAACGCCGCGCGCATCGCCGCGACTTGATATTCGTCGTAGTCGATCTCGGGTTCGAAGCCGCGGCTGAGCATCCTGCCGAGCACGGAAACAAGGTCGACGGACGCCCTGCTCCACCCGGTGGCAAGTTCATCGAGCATCTTTCCGGCTTCTTCCACGGTTGCGCCCGAGATCTTTTCCAGGCCAGCGCGAAACCGCGTGGACGCCAAGATCTCTGGCTTCACCAGCCGCGGAGACTTGTACTGTGGTCCGAGGATGCGGTACTCGGCGCGTTCCATCGCCAAGATGGCGCGGCGGGTAACGAACTGAGCGAAATCGCGCTTGTTCTCTCCAACAGTGGTGTCGCGCCAGTGCTGGCGGAGTTCGGACACTTTAGCGGACTCGCCGGCAATCACCAGGGCGCGCCGGGCGTCGGTTCGTAGGATGCGGCGCTGCTGGCGTCGGTTGGGATGGTAGGGATCCCGGCCGGGCAATAACCCGGCCACCTTGGCCACTTTGCTGCGCTCCGCGGGCGGCACCCAGAAAACACGCACCGGCACAACCGACCGGTCCTCGCCGGATTCGAGCTGCTCAGCAAGGGCTGTCAGCGCCGCGGGCGCTGCGTTGCGCGGAGGCAGCTTCAACACGTCGAACTTGGTGTCCGGGTTGCGGGCACGCTGCTGGCGCAGCCAATCCATGACCAGCTCAATTTCCGCCGGAGTGTCCATGGACGCTAGCACCAGCGTGTCTTCACCGGTAAGGACTGAGCTGATTTCTACGGCCGGTTCGGTCACGGCCGCTCTCTGGGCTGTTTCACGGCGAGGTCTTGGGGAGCGACCTTCGACACTTTCGGGTTCGCCTTGGCCGGCGTCTTCGCGGTGGTCGTCGACGTCCTTTTGGTAACAGCCTTGGTAGCAGTCTTTTTCGCCGTCTTGGCTGCCGTGGCCTTGGTCGCTGTCTTCTTAGCGGTGGTCTTGGCGGCCGGGGCTCGGCCGCCTTTTTTTGGCTCCGCCTTTTTCGCCGCCGCCTTTGTCGCCCGGGCATACAAACCGATCTTGGGCAGTTCGTCGACCGGCCAGTCGGCCAGAATGTCCAGATACAGCTGACGCACCTCGGCGATGTGGTCCGGCAACGTGTCAAGAGTCCAGTCATCGACTGGAATCGGCGGCAACACCGCGACATCGACCGTGCCCGGATTGATTGTGTTGGAGTTTCGAGCGGCGACGATCTCCGCATTGCGGAACACGATCGGGACGATCGGGATCCCGACCGCCATCGCGATGCGGAAGGGCCCCTTCTTGAAGGGCCCGACTTCGGTGGTGTCGTACCGGGTGCCTTCTGGGGCCATCAGAATCGAGAGTCCCTTCCTGGCCCGGTCTTCGACCGCGTGCAGCGTCTCCACCGCACTGACCGGATCGTCCCGGTCAATAAACACACCGTCGGTTAATTTGCCGAGCGCGCGGATGATCGGGTTCTTTGCCAACTCCTTCTTGGCCACCGCAATCCAGTTGTCGCGCACCAGCACACCGGCGATGAGCGGATCAATCTGGTTGCGGTGGTTATAGATAAACACGGCCGGACGTTGCGCGGTCAGGTTCTCGTTCCCGATCACATTGAGATGCACCCCCGCGGCCGCGAGGACCAACTGGGGAAAGGCGGAGGTGAAGAAGTTGGCGCCCCGCCGCCGGCTACGGGTCAGCGCACCGATTCCCACCGCGCCGGCCACCAGCGGGAACACCGAACTCAGGCCGGCAAGTGTGCGCAACTGCGCTCCGATGCCGACGCCGCCACGGCTGTTGAACTTCAAGATCGGCCAGCCGCGGCGCTTAGCAACGGCGGCCATCTTGCCCTCGGGATTAGTCGGCCGTGGATTGCCGACCAGGTACATCAGCGCGACGTCCTCGTCACCGTCGGCGTAGAAGTAACTGTCTTTGAGGTCGATGTTGCGCTCGGCCGCAAACCGCTGTACCGCAGCGGCTTTGCCAGGCCCCCACAAGATCGGCTTGACCACGCCGCCGGTCAACAATCCGTCTTCATTGGTCTCGAACTTATTGGTGAGCATGTTGGCGATCCCGAGAAAACGGGCTACCGGATTAACCTGAATGGTCAGCGCCGACGAGCTGAGCACCACAGTGTGGCCGCGAGTCACGTGCGCTCGCACCAGCTCACGCATCTCCGGGTAGATCCGGGACTCGATCCGCTGAACGAACATCCGCTCGCCGATCTCTTCTAAGTCGTCTATCACTCGCCCGGCCAGCGA is a genomic window containing:
- the ettA gene encoding energy-dependent translational throttle protein EttA — protein: MAEFIYTMKKVRKAHGDKVILDDVTLSFFPGAKIGVVGPNGAGKSSVLRIMAGMDKPNNGDAFLATGASVGILQQEPPLNEEKTVRGNVEEGLGDIKIKLDRFNEVAELMATDYSDELMEEMGRLQEELDHADAWDLDSQLEQAMDALRCPPPDEPVTNLSGGERRRVALCKLLLSKPDLLLLDEPTNHLDAESVQWLEQHLASYAGAILAVTHDRYFLDNVAEWILELDRGRAYPYEGNYSTYLEKKAERLAVQGRKDAKLQKRLTDELAWVRSGAKARQAKSKARLQRYEEMAAEAEKTRKLDFEEIQIPVGPRLGNVVVEVEHLDKGYDGRTLIKDLSFTLPRNGIVGVIGPNGVGKTTLFKTIVGLEQPDSGTVKVGETVKLSYVDQTRAGIDPKKTVWEVVSDGLDHIQVGQTEVPSRAYVSAFGFKGPDQQKPAGVLSGGERNRLNLALTLKQGGNLILLDEPTNDLDVETLGSLENALVNFPGCAVVISHDRWFLDRTCTHILAWEGDDDNEAKWFWFEGNFGAYEENKVERLGAEAARPHRVTHRKLTRD
- a CDS encoding single-stranded DNA-binding protein encodes the protein MAIGRANASRPKDDNRASNEGNEPVFETPLTVVGHIVNDLQRRKVGGQEVVKFRVASNSRRRTGDGGWEPGNSLFITVNCWGRLVTGVGAALGKGAPVIVVGHVYTSEYEDRDGIRRSSLEMRATSVGPDLSRVIVRIEKPAYTGPNGDSSPTAAGAVTGAPDGDPAAGADPSPAGEAATGLDALPMSA
- a CDS encoding glycerol-3-phosphate 1-O-acyltransferase, which gives rise to MTEPAVEISSVLTGEDTLVLASMDTPAEIELVMDWLRQQRARNPDTKFDVLKLPPRNAAPAALTALAEQLESGEDRSVVPVRVFWVPPAERSKVAKVAGLLPGRDPYHPNRRQQRRILRTDARRALVIAGESAKVSELRQHWRDTTVGENKRDFAQFVTRRAILAMERAEYRILGPQYKSPRLVKPEILASTRFRAGLEKISGATVEEAGKMLDELATGWSRASVDLVSVLGRMLSRGFEPEIDYDEYQVAAMRAALEAHPAVLLFSHRSYIDGAVVPVAMQENRLPPVHVFAGINLSFGLMGPLLRRSGVIFIRRNIGDNPLYKYVLREYVGYIVEKRFNLSWSIEGTRSRTGKMLPPKLGLLSYVADAYLDGRSEDILLQPVSISFDQLHETAEYAAYARGGEKTPEGVAWLYNFIKAQGERNYGKIYVRFPEAVSMRQYLGAPHSALVHDQDAKRLALQKMSFEVAWRILRATPVTATALVSALLLTTRGVALTLDQLHHTLQESLDYLERKQTPVSTSALRLRSRDGVRAAVDTLSSGHPVTRVDSGREPVWYIAPGNEHAAAFYRNSVIHAFLETSIVELALAHARHVEGDRMAVFWAQAMRLRDLLKFDFYFADSAAFRANIAEEIAWHENWEARVSGDGDEIDAMLLTKRPLISDAMLRVFFEAYDIVADVLRDAPANIGQQELTELALGVGHQYVAQGRVRSSESVSTLLFATAYQVAVDQNLIAPAPDLAERRLAFRRELRNIRRDFDYVEQIARSRFIVREFKSR
- a CDS encoding HAD-IB family hydrolase/lysophospholipid acyltransferase family protein → MSAADESGTPKSAPEMRLPGSVAEILASPAGPQVGAFFDLDGTLVAGFTAIILTQERLRRRDMGVGELLSMVQAALNHTLGRIEFEDLIGKAASSLAGRVIDDLEEIGERMFVQRIESRIYPEMRELVRAHVTRGHTVVLSSSALTIQVNPVARFLGIANMLTNKFETNEDGLLTGGVVKPILWGPGKAAAVQRFAAERNIDLKDSYFYADGDEDVALMYLVGNPRPTNPEGKMAAVAKRRGWPILKFNSRGGVGIGAQLRTLAGLSSVFPLVAGAVGIGALTRSRRRGANFFTSAFPQLVLAAAGVHLNVIGNENLTAQRPAVFIYNHRNQIDPLIAGVLVRDNWIAVAKKELAKNPIIRALGKLTDGVFIDRDDPVSAVETLHAVEDRARKGLSILMAPEGTRYDTTEVGPFKKGPFRIAMAVGIPIVPIVFRNAEIVAARNSNTINPGTVDVAVLPPIPVDDWTLDTLPDHIAEVRQLYLDILADWPVDELPKIGLYARATKAAAKKAEPKKGGRAPAAKTTAKKTATKATAAKTAKKTATKAVTKRTSTTTAKTPAKANPKVSKVAPQDLAVKQPRERP